One genomic window of Quercus robur chromosome 6, dhQueRobu3.1, whole genome shotgun sequence includes the following:
- the LOC126690034 gene encoding phosphatidylinositol 4-kinase beta 1-like translates to MVRLLGLSLRDSDESPREITITSQINRASESGENGWLIRFFDSAFFCEWIAVSYLYKHDHPGVRDYLCNRMYTLPLPGIESYLFQVCYLMVHKPSPSLDKFVIDICSKSLKIALKVHWFLMAEIEDSDDNEGISRIQEKCQLAATLMGEWPPLIRPLTVTSSSPGSKSQVLNKLLSSKQRLLSLTSSPPTQKPLSISLSFSPSSGSNLQEDGSHLSSEENNILKKFIPSPKVRDALLFRKSAEKSTEKDEDESEKDGFFRRLLRDSSRGEDEGGSRVRDVLLFRKSSEKDDDDSEKDGFFKRLLRDSRGEDEDLTSSSDGFFKRLFRDSKNDAEDKSVSKSVEDDEKEGFFRKLFKDKSEDKKDGSERKEDEDMVNSEEKSSKSVEDDEKEGFFRKLFKDKEKKDEDMVNSEEKSSRSVDDDEKEGFFRKLFKDKSEDKKDEDTANSEEKSSKSVDDDEKEGFFRKFFKDKFDDKKDAHDKTDEGSANAEEDEPSDFSLFRRVFRVHPEDSKSTAANENNNVGSLFESSPGTENFFRKLFRDRDRSVEDSELFGSKKHKEVSLELVLFLLICKHDLHFPALLSFQIMFWHQNRRYVSLFGFIRFCSCRMLSEHLMIDTLRMGFGDRWRRWLKTCVSTVRFSVLVNGSLAGFFGSFRGLRQCDPLSPLLFLLIMEVLSRILKKTEEGGFIQVFHVGPVNSTGIRVSHLLFADDTIFFCDASREQILSIRLVLTCFQVFIGLKVKVGKSEIVPIGCNIQPLANILQCRVDSLLMIYLGMPLGTLYKTASIWNPILERMEKKLSGIRKLVPYTGPIREMALESFSEGWEIFAKHVSFAVGDANKEACISEVLSPPVGDNDRVWSLSFHRDFNDWELAASYSFLNFIQTRLPRDGGCDRLCWDLNGSGKFDTRSFYHKIRNVAPSTFPWKGIWKVKKCPHESLDFVHSLCETSYGLVDVFPIEDRKSALRESLTDMNMHVAEAHNSGGVCFPMGKGMYRVLHIPEDEAVLLNSREKAPYLICVEVLKSEVPSNTKDTSGSQKLSRAGIPLANGDALLPKPPPWAYPLWTAQEAYRNSNDRMSRSTAQAIDQAMTHKSDAKTKFINVSLTLEKRSPIQLQSIEHSGIHCASLQCTSASASILSSSCQCDESVTHTSRAAHNSDLEWVRVVLTADPGVRMEDIEDQGPPRRKEHRRVPSTVAIEAVKAAAAKGEAPPGLPLKGAGQDSTDAQPRFNGSSPKASDALSGELWEVKKERIRRASVHGNLPGWDLRSVIVKSGDDCRQEHLAVQLISHFYDIFQEAGLPLWLRPYEVLVTSSYTALIETIPDTASLHSIKSRYPDITSLREFFIAKYEENSPSFKLAQRNFVESMAGYSLVCYLLQVKDRHNGNLLLDEEGHIIHIDFGFMLSNSPGGVNFESAPFKLTRELLEVMDSDAEGVPSEFFDYFKVLCIQGFLTCRKHAERIILLVEMLQDSGFPCFKGGPRTIQNLRKRYHLSLTEEQCVSLVLSLISSSLDAWRTRQYDYYQRVLNGIL, encoded by the exons ATGGTGAGACTTCTAGGACTGAGTCTACGAGACTCCGATGAGTCTCCGCGTGAGATTACGATCACCTCCCAAATCAACCGGGCGAGTGAGTCCGGCGAGAACGGCTGGCTCATTCGCTTCTTCGACTCCGCGTTTTTCTGCGAATGGATCGCGGTTAGCTATTTGTACAAGCATGATCACCCCGGGGTTCGCGATTACCTCTGTAATAGAATGTACACTCTGCCATTACCCGGTATCGAGAGCTATTTGTTTCAAGTTTGTTACCTCATGGTGCACAAGCCCAGCCCCTCTTTGGATAAGTTTGTGATCGATATATGCTCCAAATCCTTGAAGATTGCTTTGAAGGTGCATTGGTTTTTGATGGCCGAGATTGAGGATTCAGATGATAATGAAGGGATTAGTAGGATTCAGGAGAAGTGTCAGCTTGCAGCCACTTTGATGGGTGAGTGGCCTCCTTTGATTCGGCCTCTAACTGTCACATCTTCCAGCCCTGGAAGTAAAAGTCAAGTCTTGAATAAGTTGTTATCATCCAAACAGCGCTTGTTGTCACTAACATCTTCACCGCCCACCCAAAAGCCTCTATCTATATCTCTATCCTTCTCCCCTTCTTCGGGAAGCAATTTGCAAGAGGATGGTAGTCACTTGTCTTCTGAGGAGAACAACATTTTGAAGAAGTTTATTCCAAGTCCAAAGGTTCGAGATGCATTGTTGTTTAGGAAGTCCGCTGAGAAGTCCACTGAGAAAGACGAGGATGAGTCGGAAAAGGACGGGTTCTTTAGAAGGCTTTTAAGGGACAGTAGTAGAGGTGAGGATGAGGGGGGCTCAAGGGTTCGAGATGTGTTGCTTTTTAGGAAGTCCTCAGAGAAGGATGATGATGACTCTGAAAAGGATGGGTTTTTTAAGAGGCTTTTGAGGGATAGTAGAGGCGAGGATGAGGATTTGACATCGAGCTCAGACGGGTTTTTTAAGAGGTTGTTTCGGGATAGCAAGAATGATGCTGAGGATAAATCAGTTTCTAAATCAGTTGAAGATGATGAAAAAGAAGGATTCTTTCGTAAGCTTTTCAAAGATAAGTCTGAGGACAAGAAGGACGGGAGTGAGAGGAAGGAGGATGAAGATATGGTCAACTCTGaagaaaaatcttcaaaatctGTTGAAGATGATGAAAAAGAGGGGTTTTTCCGGAAACTATTTAAagataaggaaaagaaagatgaagataTGGTGAACTCCGAAGAGAAAAGTTCAAGAtctgttgatgatgatgaaaaaGAGGGCTTCTTCCGGAAACTATTTAAAGATAAATCTGAGGACAAGAAAGATGAAGATACGGCGAATTCTGAAGAGAAAAGTTCAAAATCAGTCGATGATGATGAAAAAGAAGGGTTTTTCCGGAAATTCTTTAAAGATAAATTTGATGACAAGAAAGATGCACATGATAAAACTGATGAGGGGAGTGCAAATGCTGAGGAAGATGAGCCTTCTGACTTTTCATTGTTCCGAAGAGTGTTTCGTGTGCACCCAGAAGATTCCAAAAGTACTGCAGCAAATGAAAACAACAACGTCGGTAGCTTGTTTGAAAGTAGTCCAGGAACTGAGAATTTTTTCCGCAAGTTGTTTAGGGATCGTGACCGTTCAGTTGAGGACTCGGAGCTGTTTGGTTCAAAGAAGCACAAAGAGGTCAGTTTAgaattggttttgtttttgttaatttgtaagCATGACCTTCACTTTCCAGCACTCTTATCTTTCCAAATTATGTTTTGGCATCAGAATAGAAGATATGTTTCCCTTTTTGGTTTTATCAGATTCTGTAGTTGTAGAATGTTATCTGAACATTTGATGATTGACACTCTT AGGATGGGCTTTGGAGATAGATGGAGGAGATGGCTAAAGACTTGTGTCTCTACTGTTCGCTTCTCGGTTCTGGTTAATGGATCTCTTGCTGGTTTCTTTGGTAGCTTTAGAGGTCTCAGACAATGCGATCCTTTGTCTCCCCTTCTTTTTCTGTTGATCATGGAGGTTTTAAGTCGTATTCTGAAGAAAACTGAGGAAGGGGGTTTCATTCAGGTTTTTCATGTGGGCCCTGTTAATTCTACTGGTATCCGTGTTTCTCACCTTCTATTTGCTGATGATACCATTTTTTTCTGTGATGCCTCTAGAGAGCAGATTCTTTCTATTAGGCTGGTTTTGActtgttttcaagtttttatcGGTTTGAAGGTGAAAGTAGGGAAAAGTGAAATTGTCCCTATTGGGTGTAACATTCAGCCTTTGGCTAATATCCTTCAGTGCAGGGTGGACAGTTTGCTTATGATTTACTTGGGTATGCCATTGGGTACTTTGTACAAAACAGCCTCTATTTGGAATCCAATCCTTGAGAGAATGGAAAAGAAGCTTTCAG GTATTCGGAAGCTGGTGCCTTATACAGGCCCTAttagggaaatggctttggag AGTTTTAGTGAAGGGTGGGAAATTTTTGCTAAGCATGTCTCTTTTGCAGTGGGGGATG CTAATAAGGAGGCTTGTATTTCTGAGGTGTTAAGCCCTCCAGTGGGTGATAATGACAGAGTGTGGAGCTTAAGTTTTCACAGGGActttaatgattgggagttggCGGCTTCCTACTCCTTTCTTAATTTCATCCAAACCCGTCTTCCTAGGGATGGAGGGTGTGACAGGCTTTGTTGGGATCTTAATGGCAGTGGGAAGTTTGATACTCGGTCCTTTTATCATAAGATTCGGAATGTAGCTCCTTCCACTTTCCCTTGGAAAGGaatttggaaagttaag AAGTGTCCTCATGAGTCATTGGACTTCGTGCATTCATTATGTGAGACATCATATGGCTTGGTTGATGTATTTCCAATTGAAGATCGCAAAAGTGCTCTCCGTGAG TCTCTCACAGATATGAATATGCATGTGGCTGAGGCTCACAATAGTGGAG gagTTTGCTTCCCAATGGGAAAGGGGATGTATCGTGTGCTTCATATACCTGAAGATGAAGCTGTTCTTTTGAATTCTAGGGAAAAGGCACCTTATCTGATATGCGTTGAAGTTTTGAAAAGTGAAGTGCCGAG CAATACAAAGGACACATCTGGTTCACAAAAGCTTTCTAGAGCGGGAATTCCTCTAGCAAATGGAGATGCATTATTGCCAAAGCCACCTCCTTGGGCTTATCCATTGTGGACTGCCCAGGAGGCTTATCGTAATAGTAATGATAGAATGTCAAGGTCAACTGCTCAAGCAATTGATCAGGCAATGACGCATAAGTCAGATGCAAAAACGAAGTTTATTAATGTGAGTCTTACTTTAGAGAAGCGATCGCCCATCCAGTTACAGAGCATTGAACACAGTGGCATCCATTGTGCTAGTCTGCAGTGTACTTCAGCTTCTGCCAGTATTTTGTCAAGTAGTTGTCAATGTGATGAATCTGTAACTCATACATCAAGAGCAGCACATAATAGTGATTTGGAGTGGGTAAGGGTAGTGCTGACAGCAGATCCAGGAGTTAGAATGGAAGACATTGAGGATCAAGGACCACCACGTCGGAAGGAACACCGCCGTGTTCCAAGTACAGTAGCTATAGAGGCAGTAAAG GCTGCTGCAGCCAAAGGAGAAGCACCACCTGGGCTCCCTCTCAAAGGAGCTGGTCAAGATTCAACAGATGCACAACCAAGG TTTAATGGGAGTTCTCCCAAGGCCAGTGATGCCTTATCTGGTGAACTTTGGGaggtaaaaaaagaaaggatacgCAGAGCTTCAGTTCATGGAAATTTACCTGGTTGGGATTTGCGCTCT GTTATTGTGAAGAGTGGTGATGATTGTAGGCAAGAGCATCTTGCCGTGCAACTTATTTCGCACTTTTATG ATATATTCCAAGAAGCTGGTCTCCCTCTCTGGTTGAGACCTTATGAAGTTCTAGTTACTTCTTCTTACACAGCTCTGATTGAGACTATTCCAGATACG gcttcacttcaTTCTATAAAGAGTAGATATCCTGACATCACGAGTTTGCGTGAATTTTTCATCGCCAAGTATGAAGAAAATTCTCCGAGTTTTAAGCTTGCCCAG agGAATTTTGTTGAGAGTATGGCTGGATATTCCCTTGTGTGCTACCTTCTGCAG GTGAAGGATCGGCACAATGGCAACCTCTTATTGGATGAAGAAGGTCATATCATACATATTGATTTTGGCTTCATGCTTTCCAATTCACCTGGAGGCGTCAATTTTGAGAGTGCACCTTTTAAATTAACACGTGAACTTCTTGAG GTCATGGATTCTGATGCTGAGGGAGTTCCAAGCGAGTtctttgattattttaag GTTTTATGCATTCAAGGCTTTCTTACTTGTCGTAAGCATGCTGAGCGCATTATTCTTCTTGTTGAGATGTTGCAG GACTCTGGTTTCCCCTGCTTTAAAGGTGGTCCTCGGACAATACAGAACTTAAGAAAACGATACCATTTAAGTTTAACAGAAGAG CAATGTGTGTCATTGGTGCTTTCGCTAATAAGCAGCAGCTTAGATGCATGGCGGACAAGGCAGTATGATTATTATCAGAGGGTTTTGAACGGAATATTGTGA